The Asterias rubens chromosome 16, eAstRub1.3, whole genome shotgun sequence region GTGTAACTGTAAGAGCGATTTTCACGAGAAAAGAAGAATTGCCTGTGTGTTTTGAATGATTTGATAAATAACTTCGTCTCTGAATATAGCCGGGATAGATTCAGTCGTCATAGTTGGTGGATTCAAAGACGAATAACTCAACTGAGGAAGATTGCATTGGCAAACAATTCCGACGTAAGTCCTTTTCTTACTTGCAGCCAGCCCTTTTTCCATACATAGCAAAGGACAAGCTGAGAATTTCCGCACTTGGACTCGGCGCGCGTACTGTCGTCGTGTATGCGGCTATTCATCGACGAGAGTCATTTTATCACAACGAAGTGGTGAGTCGAGGGAATcacatttgttgttttctttctgtgtaAATATACTGACACTTTTTTACTGGCATTTCGTTCAATCTTTTTAGAAAAACTAATACTGCTTTGCTCCCGTCTtgatttttatgcaaaaaaattgttaaatgatAATGGAATAATGGCCTGTTTTTCGACCCCAGCACAGTTAGTCTTTCCATGCTTTCCCCATGGTCTTTCTAGATCGAAGGCTGAATAATGACAacatactaataataataataataataataataataataaaaaagtgcATCACAAACAGAGTCCTTATGCGCTGTCCTGTGACTGTGTCAATTGAGGTTgagaacatacaaacaaaattattcagaGTTTAACCAATGAGTTTTATTTTGAGAAGGCGGCGTTTAAGTTGATCCAGAGTGTGTACATCTTTGATGTTGCACTGCAGTTATTACTTCTCTATTCTAGGAACTATAAGGCTCCCGCATAGTTTCTTGAAGTAGGGAGTTATTAAATGGACCCAGTTACTGGGCTGGGGCGCTAttacataaccctcctccctacGGCCgaggaggagggttacgataTATCGCAACAAGTGCGCTGTactctttttaaatttgttattattggtaGTACATAGGTCCCATACTTCAAAACTTAACGAAGAataaaaaggagtacagcacccAAGTAACTAACTGGGTATAGTTCTAAACTATTACATTAATTCTTCTCTGTTTACATTTATTTCTGCAGACGTGCAATTCTGAgcgtattttttttacatttattttaaaaattctcTTTTCAGGGGCCAGTTGTCAGGAGAAACATCCACTTTCAGTAAATCATATGCAACATTGTTGGCGATCTTCTAAGTTCACTTTAGCCTGGAACTAGGATAGCTATGATGGCTGACGTGACAGATGCCACAGAAGTTCGTGAAAATTTCAAGCatgttgttttgaaaacaaaactcaaagaTGTGGAAAAGATCTTTGGCTGGCTTGCTGATGATTTgtacagccgaaaggaaaagaTGGAGCGTGTTATCGTTTACTGCCAGTCTAGAGCAACTTGTGTCGAACTTTACTCTATTTTCGACAGCAAGACTCCACCTGTGGATCCGAAATTTTTCAGTATGTTTCATGAAAATACACACAGTGATGTCAAGGAAGAGGTTCAacacagtttttcagaccccgaGGGAGCTTGTCGTATTCTCTTTGCGACAATGGACTTTGGACAGGGGACTGATATAAAAGGGACCCACAATGTTGTCGTTTTGGGTGCACCAAACGAACTTGCCGACTATGTGCAACTGAGTGGTAGAGTAGGGCATGATGGCCAACAGGGTTCATCAATCCTCATAAAGTACCGAAGACACAGACAAACACCACTTCAGAAGCAGATGGAAGAGTTCCTTGACACCTCACAATGTAGGAGAGGCGTGCTACAAGCAGCATTTCCTGTAGCCGCAGGCTCACAAGAAGTTAAAGAAATTGTGCCGCATAACTGTTGCGATAACTGCGCATCTAACTGCAACTGTGGGGATGATTCTTGCTCTGCCTGTCCAAGCTACTTGGAGGAAAACTTCATAAAGAATCTAGAGGCGGCTAACGGTTTTGAAATAGTTACTCGTTCGGTATCAGAAGACCAATGCACGTCAGTACAAAACAGTCTCCAAGAGTTAAGAGATGAACTGGTTGGACCTTGCAAGCATCTATACACTGGAGATCTAGGCTGTGGCCTGGCAACCTATACAGTAAACCAAATCTTAGATGAGCTATCTTTTTCATTTTCTTATTCACAATTCTGTGAAAGATATTTCTTTGGTACTAAAGTAATAAGAGAGCGTGTCTGGGCGATTGTTAATACCAATCTAGTCGGTTCATCACCTACAGGCAGTGCATTTGTAGCAGCTAGCAACGACGACTCTAGTGATGACGAAGATGAGGCAGACGAGGACGAATATACCAAAGCATGTTTAGGATACACTGACAGCGAGACTGACAGCGAGTGTGATAGCGAGGCTGAGAGTGATAGTGAGGCTGAGAGTGACAGCGGGGCTGAGTGTGATTGAGGCATTTCAACGTTGATCTGTgttatttaaaggatttgggtactttttcaaaatgtccgtagatttacattaaacttacagggtttgaagataatgatagtggaaagctttccttcaaatattacttactgaggtgctgtagtttttgagaaattagtaaaaaatgtcatgaaaatacgtttgtaaatgttAACACAGGACCTCATTCAAatagatataaaataagtttgcagtgtttcaaactgaagaatttgtggcctgtttgatttgaaatactaatgGCCATCTtgggaaaaaatataataataataaatacaaaaggccctcatccccctcttttttgaaaaatccggacgatcaactggtattttttattattttgcctTAGCCGAAGAGCCGTTTCTGGCGGGGGCGGTTCTTTGGCTAAGTCAGGGTGTAATGGCCGGTTTGTGCGCTACCGCCGCTGTACACCATAGGTTCGTAGTAGGCTCTATCTTTGGTGACTTGAATGAGCTAGTCAGTCGCGCTGTGCGTGAAAGGTAAACGAGAAATGTCTTTCACCAAGACCATTCTTCAATGAGACAACATCATgattgtgatgcgatcaagcttAGAAAAGAATTGTTTGATGAAAATGTCAGTGTTtagaaacaagccaaaacagtTATTGCCAACAGGGGTGCAATTTGTaagaatattcttttttttttttgggggggggggtaaattttAATTGCcagaaaaaatattttatttctatTGTCTACTTTCTTTTCCTGATAAATAACATTAAAAAGAATTATTAAAtaacattaaaaagaaaaatgtgcCAACTGCAAAATTTTCAGTAAAAGACCTGACTTTTGTTAAGCCCCTTTTTGTAGATTATATTCTGTCACgtctcttggtgtttctactttcacaagtTATGAACCAAAAGTCAtatcaaaatgtgtttaaataGTATTTTTAAAGCATAGATTTTGCTCTTTTCAAATAAACAtcggcccagtttcatggagctgcttgaagcacaaaaagtggctaagcacaacaaaattatgctgaccagaataagtctttgactggtatcctgtgtccaatttcataaagcctgtaagcacaaaaatttgcttagcatgttaccaaccaaattttcaacTTGATTTTCAGCATTTACCTCTCGTAACCATGACTCCttttcaagtaaggttttatgctaataattattctgagtaattaccaaaagtgtccacttaTTCAAATGtctcttggtgttttttttatttcacgtGTTTTGAACCAAAGGTAGTATTATCAATATGGTGTTTTAACAGTATAACGTAAACCATAGATTTTGCTCGGACCAAAGATTGATCTGAACTGCAAATCAACCGTGGTTGCTTTTAAAAGTAAAGGTCACGACACAAATCACTAAggtatagactgtgcaagtctcgcgcaaattgaacttccgggaccaaccttatggagttttacgttgggggagattttgtttcgtccattactttagtttaatatagtttatgaccataaaaatgacatatattgttaaaaatgtaatactaattaacaacatatgtaaaagtaaaaataaagtcaacataataacgaagaaaaaccgatatttaaacttgacctcaggtcaggttacttataaaaattaagaatttgtgcccatctcTGATCACGAAACTTTTgcagacgcttgttttggtCGCGCAGGGTTGAACgccttttcattggtcgcttaggcgtcggcttcctctttaaaatgcgtAATGCGTTTATCTAACGCCCCTGCGACCATCATGCGTCCGCGTATAAATCAGCCTTCagtagtttcacattcgggcgtagatttacaaaaggggtttcaaaacatttaagatcaaacaaacatccttgtcccagagttttacttttgtctatacatagactttaaccgataattgtgtatttgtttaaaaagctaaaactaatttaaacaagctctaatgggaatttttgttgttcagattcggcATTAAGAAAAAATttaagcaaagatttgattcataaaaaaattacgttcttcagttgtcgtgttatctcgctccggtgcgcgcgagacttgcacagtctattacaGACaatttgtgacccactctgtgaaaatgagtcagatgtaggcacttttaagaattgagttatatgcatcagcagcagtaatttggtatgtgtctaagctttggggtgtatcacgttgctgagttactcacgtttgaaattagccactacaccattttttgtgaaaaacgaattacaagtaaaatgatattttagactaccattgtgtgcaaaaggatacaaattagacataagtatgatcacaaaattgttgtttcatagctttattgcctaaacgtaagtgttctaaaggttaaccatgcaactaaagatcttaaaaagaaaaggattttttttttttttttctttttatattacaaataaaaaaatacaatgatccacacaaatttgtgaatTCAATTGGTTGGTTGAAGTTGcgaaagaaaaatgaaaaagaaaacacacccttgttgcattactttgtgtgcttccaaaatttgcataataaaaagcttcagctgaagtctttcattattaattgagtgggaaattacctctttctcaaaaactgtgttgcttcagagagagctgttcctcgcaatattttatactaccaacagctctccattgctttgttaccgaagtaagttttttttatgctaccaattattttgagtcattaccaatagtgtccagtgtgaaTAATTTGCTCTTACTATTTCCTTCTTACATATCTTTGGGGGTGGGGGTCCAGCATGAAGTGATAAATTAAACAGAAAAAGATGCCTCTTTGGGAGAACAATCTTAGGCAGATATGTTGGGGTTCAgttttagaaagatattttaaaagtagaatataatgatccacacaagtatcactcgaaattgcatggttttcgaCTAACACaatctgccatttatgggaatcaaatttttgacctcaaatttttgactcccatacatggccaactgtgttagttcgcaaagtaaaaggaaaaccaaggcaaattttaaggcaaatttgtgtggatcattgtattctactttcaaaacatctttctaaccatataacaaatggttacaaacgcttttcaaagaccaactcgaccgatccaaggcaacgtgttctacGCTGCtttagaccttatgcacatgacgtcatttcagtacggcgcccccgcattgaggtcaaaaggagattgttcattggtcgatctatgtgcgttttgattgtttcgtcaccgtttgacctcaaagatggcggctggatgacgtcaatgcataaggtctatacacaAGGAAGAAAGTTGGTCTTACCTATTGTATTGCCTGCTTATTAATaaagttcatgttttgtttaacattgaaaagttcttttcttgttcgtattttgttgaaataaaaacaaaattgtactcCTTTTTAATGAACAACAGCTTTGTCaaagtgtttcttttttaaatgatgtTTCCTTTTATCAGTTGGTTTAGCTAAATAATTAAACACTTCAATTAGAATT contains the following coding sequences:
- the LOC117301043 gene encoding Bloom syndrome protein homolog, encoding MMADVTDATEVRENFKHVVLKTKLKDVEKIFGWLADDLYSRKEKMERVIVYCQSRATCVELYSIFDSKTPPVDPKFFSMFHENTHSDVKEEVQHSFSDPEGACRILFATMDFGQGTDIKGTHNVVVLGAPNELADYVQLSGRVGHDGQQGSSILIKYRRHRQTPLQKQMEEFLDTSQCRRGVLQAAFPVAAGSQEVKEIVPHNCCDNCASNCNCGDDSCSACPSYLEENFIKNLEAANGFEIVTRSVSEDQCTSVQNSLQELRDELVGPCKHLYTGDLGCGLATYTVNQILDELSFSFSYSQFCERYFFGTKVIRERVWAIVNTNLVGSSPTGSAFVAASNDDSSDDEDEADEDEYTKACLGYTDSETDSECDSEAESDSEAESDSGAECD